Sequence from the Piscinibacter sp. HJYY11 genome:
CTGGCAGGCTGGAAGGCTTCCGACCGTCACCGTGCCGCCCATCAGCACCGCCGATGCGGTCGACGAGATCCTGTCGGTGGTCGAGGTCGCCAAGATCTCCGGGATCTCGAAGCTCTAGCCCCGCCGCACTAACGCGAGCAGAGCAGGCTCGCGAACTGCCGCAGCCACCAGCGCTGGCGCCAGCCGCGGTCGAGCGGCGGCATGCGCGTCGGCGTGCGCATGCGGTCGAGCAGCACCGTCTGCGTGAAGTTGTAGTTGTGGCGGCTGTGGCCGTAGTTGGCGCCGAAGTGGTCGATCTCGAGGCGCTTGCGCGTGTCCACCCCGGTGTTGAAGCTCAGGTCGCGCACGAGCGAGTGGTATGACTTCTCGCGGTCGAGCTGGCGTTCGATGCAGAACACCTCTTTCGGCAGGTGCGACTGCACCGTGCCGTGGTTCTTGAAGTTCTTGACGAAGCGGTAGTCCTCGGCGCCGTAGGCCCCGGCGAACTCTTCATCGGTGCCGAAGAGCTGGAAGAAGCGCGAACGGGCGAGGTAGAAGATGTTGGGGTGGCCCTTGATCAACGAGCCGTCGGGCATCTTGCGCCAGAACTTGTAGAAGCGGCGGCGTTTGATCGGGTGGTCGAGCAGCCAGCGCACCGTGTGCTCCGGGAAGGCGTGGTCCACGTCGGTGATCACCACGTTCTCGGCGCGCGCGTGCAGCATCGCCGCGTTGCGAGCGCCGGCCTGGTTCCAGCGGATGTCCTGGTCGATGCGCACCCAGGTCAGGTTGAGGTCGACATCGGGAATGTCGTACTTCAGCGGCGAGCCGTCGTCGACGATCAAGAACTGGATCTGGTCCAGCACCTCGGCGGGCAGCGTGGTGAAGTCACGCAGCCAGCTGGTCACGGTATCGATGTTGTCCTGGTTGCAATAGAAATGCGTGGCCAGCGTGAGCTGGATGGCACCGTGGTTGCGCTTGGCGATGCCGAAGATGTCGGTACGCGTGGGCTGCGTGAGGGCCAGCAGCGTGTGGCGCATGGTCTTGTGCCACGAATCTTCACCGAGCGCAGCGGGCTGGTCGAGCAGCACCGGGTTGTCGACCACCAGGCCGCCCCGGGGCGGGCGCACGTTGGCTTCGAGGTCGGCCCGGCTCGTCATGAAGTTGATGCCGGTGTAGCGGTTGAAGACCAGGCGGTCGCGGTAGGTCGGCTTCAGGTTGGCAGGCCGGTCCCACCAGCGCATCACGACGCTGGGCTGGCGCCGGCGAAGCTTGAGCTGCACGGCCAGGCGCTGGGCATCCTCGATGTCGGTCAGCAGCAGCACCACGCCCTCGGTTTGCGCAAACGCCTCGCGCACCCCAGCCTCAGCCGAAGCACCTGCCACGACCGCGGTCAGCGTGGACGGGAGTTCCTTCACCGCGTGCGGGCCGGCGGAGTAAGCCGCCCAGAAGCGCTCCAACACCCCGCCGGCTTGGGCAACCACGGTCAGGCGGGAAGGCAAGAGGTAAGACATCGATTGGGCTCGTCCAAACTGGCCGGGGATTCTAGAGGTGGGCTTGCCCAACGCTCCGCTCGGCCACAATCGCGCTTTTCGTGTCGCGCCCCAGTGCATGGCCCTCGACTTTCCCATCGTCTGCAAGACCTACCGCGGTGACCTGCGCCGTGCGCAGCGCCTGTTGGCGAGCCTCCAGCCGAACAACCGCGACAAGCTGCCGGTGGTGCTCATCGTGCCGAACGACGACCTGGCACTCTTCCGCAGCCAGCTGCCGGCCGGCACCTGCGACTTGGTGAGTGACGAAGCCGTGGTGGCCGCCCATCCAAGGGCCGCGGCGCTCGACCTGCTGGCACGCTACAAGGCCACCCCGGGCAGCAAGGCGCAGCAAGTGGTCAAGTCCGAAGCCTGGCGACTTCTCGGCTGTGACGCCTACCTCTGCACCGACGCCGACACGGTATTCCTACGCCCCTTCGGCCGAACCGATTTCCTGGCACCCGCCGGCCACCCCTACAGCCATGTACACGAGTCGAAGGAATATCGCCAGCTGGCCGCTTCGCGCGGCTACCGCAAGGTGGAGGAAGACTTCCGTCGCGAGAGCGCCCAGTTGAAGGCGATGTTCGGCCGCACCGGGCCCGACTACGACTTCGGCCCCACGCCCGTGCCGTGGTCGGCCAAAGTCTGGAACGCCCTCTACGAGCAGCGCCTCGCACCGAAAAACCAGACGCTGTGGGACGCCATCGAACAGATGCCGTCCGAGCTGCGCTGGTACGGCGAGTCGCTGCTCGCCTTCCAGAGCATTCCGCTCGCGCCCATCGAGCCGCTCTTTCGCGTCTACCACCACGACTGGCATTTCAACGCCCTGCGCCGCCTGGGCGAGACCGAGGCCAACCTGGTTGAGCGCTTCATCGGCGCCGTCTACCAATCGAACTGGCAGTACGAGCTGGACGAGGCCGGCGCCCGCAGCGCGGGCTCACGCGCGGTGCGGCGCGTCAAGCGCTGGCTGAGGCAGTTCCGCCGCTGAGCGGTCGACTCGCGCCAAACGCCAAGCGAGCGTGCGCTTGAGTCAGACTTTCCGAGCCGCGTCCAGCACGCGAAAACATTCGTCGATCACCCGCTGAGGCGTCAGCGCCTCGAGGCAGGCGCTGCGGCTGTCGCGGTGATCCTCGCAACCGGCGCGCCCACAGGCAACGCAGTCCTGCTCGGCCTGCAGCAAGATCACCTTGCGGGCCGCCTGGTGCGGCTGCTTGCGCTGCCACGGTGTGGCCGCCGCCGCGCCCTGCGGCCAGGGGCCCCAGCGCACCGGATTCGTCGGCCCGAACATCGTGATCACCGGCGTGCCGGTGGCCGCGGCGAGGTGGGTGATGGAGGTATCGGGGCCGACGTACAGCGCCGCGCGGCGCAGCAGCGTGGTGACCTGGTTCAGGTTCAGCTTGCCCGACGCGTCGATCAGCGCCGGCGGGCCGCCGAGGTGGCGCACGCCGGCCACCTGCGCCTGGTCGACTTCGGAAGCGGCGCCCGTCAGCACCACCTGCTCGCCGCGCGCCAGCAGCGCCTGGATCACGTCGGCGAAATACTTCACCGGCCACTGCTTGTAGCGCCACATCGAGGGCACGTGCACCACCACCGGAGCATCGCGCAACTGGGCCTGCAGTTCGGCAGGCAGGTCCTGTGGCTGAGGGGGCGTCACGCTCACCGTCGAAGGCGGCGGGCCCCACGGCGACAGCAGCGCCAGCTTCTCCAGCACGGTGGGCGTGCCGTCATCGTCGATGGTGACCGTGTGCTGGCTCAGGCGCTTCTTCCACCATGAGATCGAAGCCCGCTGCGGCACGAGGCTGCTCCTGAGCGGGGCGGCGGCCCAGCCATACAGATGCGCGCGGTCGCTGGCCTCGGCCACGAGCGCCAGGTCGTAGCGGCGCCAGAGGCGCGGCAGCAACTGGCGAGCCTGCCGCCAGCCCGAGCCGGCCGGCACCTCGATGAACTCGTGCACCGCCGGGTTGCCACGCAACATGCCCAGCGTGCCGGCGAAGCCCAGCACATCGATCTGCGCCTGCGGCCAACGCTCCCTGGCGGCCTGGATCAGCGGCGTGGTGAGGAGCACGTCGCCGATCTGGCGCGTCACGATGACGATGACGCGGCCGAAAGGGCCGCTCGCAAGCTTCACGTCGCCCTACCCTACATCAGCACGATGTCGTAGGCCTCGGGCGACCCGCTGCTCTCGGCCGTGAGCGAGATCGGCTTGCCGATGAAGTCGGACAGCCCGGCCAAGTGCTGGCTTTCTTCATCGAGCAGCATCTCCACCACCGCCGGCGCCGCGACCACGCGGAATTCGCGCGGGTTGAACTGCCGCGCCTCGCGCAGGATCTCGCGCAGGATGTCGTAGCACACGCTGCGCGGCGTCTTCACCTGGCCCTTGCCTTCGCAGGTAGGGCACGGCTCGCACAGCATGTGGGCGAGCGACTCGCGCGTGCGCTTGCGCGTCATCTCCACCAGGCCGAGCTGGGTGAAGCCGCTCACCGTGATCTTGGTGCGGTCGCGGGCCAATTGCTTGCGCAGCTCGGCCAGCACCTGCGACTGGTGCTCCTCGCGCGTCATGTCGATGAAGTCGATGATGATGATGCCGCCGAGGTTGCGCAGGCGCAGCTGGCGCGCGATGGCCTGCGTCGCTTCGAGATTCGTCTTGAAGATCGTGTCATCGAAGTTGCGCGCGCCGACGTAGCCGCCGGTGTTGACGTCGATGGTCGTCAGCGCCTCAGTCTGGTCGATGATGAGGTAGCCGCCCGACTTCAGGTCGACACGGCGGGCCAGCGCGCGCTCGATCTCTTCGTCGATGTTGTACAGGTCGAAGATGGGCCGCTCGCCCTTGTAGTGCAGCAGCTTGTCGACAGAACCCGGCGTGAACTCGGTGCCAAAGGCCACGAGCTGGTCGTACTGCATGCGCGAGTCGATGCGGATCGACTGCGTGCTGTCGTTGGCCAGGTCGCGCAGCACACGCTCGACGAGACTCAGGTCCTGGTGCAGCAGCGTGCCCGCGGGCGACTTGAAGCTCTTCTCGCGGATCGCGCCCCAGGTCTTGCGCAGGTAGGCGATGTCGTCGCCCAGCTCCTCGTCGGTCGCGTCTTCGGCGTTGGTACGCAGGATGAAGCCACCGCCGTTGTAGGGGCTGCCGTCTTCGGGCTTGCCCGCGAGCGCATTCATGCGCGTGCGCAGCTGCTCGCGCAGCTCGTGCGAACCGATCTTCTGCGAGATGCCGATGTGGTCGTCCTGCGGCAGGAAGACGAGCATGCGGCCGGCGATGCTGATCTGCGTCGAGAGCCGCGCACCCTTGGTGCCGATCGGGTCCTTGATGACCTGCACCATCAACGTCTGGCCCTCGAAGACGAGGCGCTCGATGGGGGTGGGAGGCGCGGAATCGTTGCGGTTGCCGTTGCCGCCGTTCACATGCACATCGGCCACGTGCAGGAAAGCGGCACGCTCCAGGCCGATGTCGATGAAGGCCGACTGCATGCCGGGGAGCACTCGCGCCACGCGGCCGGCGTAGATGTTGCCCACCAGGCCCCGCTCCAGCGTGCGCTCGACGTAGAGGTCTTGCACCGCGCCGTTCTCGACGACCGCAACGCGGGTCTCCTGGGGCGCCCAGTTGATGAGGATGTCTTGCATGGAGGACGGGTCTCTTTGTGGGCGCCGCGGCTCGGTCAGAACCGCACGTGCGCTTGTCTCAGCAGTTGCGCCGTCTCGTACAGAGGCAAACCCATGATACCGGAGTAGCTTCCGTCGATATGGGCGATCCAGGAGGCAGCGGCGCTCTGGATCGCATAGGCGCCGGCCTTGCCGAAAGGCTCCTTGCTGGCCACGTAGGCGTCGATCTGGGCGGCGGTGAGTTCGGCGAAGCGGACGTGCGAAACGTTGACCTCCAATGCCGAACTCCGGCCAGCTGCCACGGCGACGGCCGTGATCACCCGGTGGGTGCGGCCGGACAGGAGCGAGAGCGTGTTCGCCGCATCGGCCGCGTCGGTCGGCTTGCCGAGGATGCGGCGGCCGAGCGCGACCGTGGTGTCGGAGCACAGCACCGGTGCGGCGGCCAGGCCCCTGGCCTTCAGGCGCTTGACGGCGGCCGCGAGCTTGGCGCGGGTCACGCGTTCGACGTAGTCGCGCGGCAGCTCACCATGCCGTTCGGCTTCCAGCGCTTCGGCATCTTCCTCGGGGCCGGGCAGCAGCAACTCATGGCGCACCCCGATCTGCTCGAGCAACTGGCGGCGTCGTGGGCTCTGCGAGGCGAGGTAGATGAAGTCGTGGCTCATTCGCGGTGATAGGGATGGTTGACCATCACCGTCCACGCCCGGTACAGCGCCTCGGCCACGAGCACGCGCACGAAGGCATGCGGCAAGGTGAGGTCGGACAGGCGCAGCGTCTCGTCGGCCGTCTGCTTGAGCGCAGGGTCGAGCCCATCGGGGCCCCCGATGAGGATGGCTGCATCACGCCCGTCGCGTTGCCATCCCTCCATGCGCGCCGCCAGTTGCACGGTGGTGGCACGGTCGCCGCGCTCGTCGAGCACGATGCGGCGCACGCCCTTCGGCAAGGCCGCCTCGATGCGCGTGGCCTCGGCGGCCATCAGCTGCGCAGCGGTCTTGCTGCCACGCGTCTCGGCCTTCACCGCCTTCAGCTCGAGGCGCATCTCCGGCGGAAAGCGCTTGGCGAAATCCTCGTAGGCCGTGTCGGCCCACGCGGGCTGCCGCTGGCCGACGGCGACCAGGAAGAGCTTCACGCGCGCGTGCTGGTCTTCTTCGGCGCGGCCTTCTTGGCGGCGGGCTTCTTGGCCACGACCTTCTTCGCGGCCGGCTTGCTGGCCGTGGTCTTCTTCGCCGTCGTGGTGGCCTTCTTCACGCCCACCACGCGGGTGACGGCGGCCTTGCCGGTCACCGGCTTCTTGGCAGGCGTCTTCTTGGCGGCGGTCTTCTTGGCTGCGGTCTTCGCGGCTGTCTTCTTCGCAGCAGGCGCCTTCGCGGGAGCGGCCTTCTTGGCAGGTGCCGCCTTCTTCGCCGCAGCCTTCTTCGGCGGTTGCGAGTCGTCTTCGGAAGCCTTCACCAGCTTCACCGGCCCGCCATCGATCTTGAGCTTGACCGGCTTGCCGCCCCAGATCTCTTCGAGGTGGTAGTAGTCGCGGATGGCCGGCTGCATCACGTGCACCACGGCCGAGCCGCAGTCGACGATGATCCATTCGCCGTTGTCTTCGCCCTCGGTACGCGGCACCGGAAAGCCCTTGGACTTGACGGCATCCCGCACGCTCGCGGCCAGCGCCTTGGTTTGTCGGTTCGACGTGCCCGAGGCAATGATCACGCGCTCGAAGAGCGGCGAGAGGTGCTCGGTGTCGAAGACCAGGATGCCCTGGCCTTTCACGTCTTCCAGTCCATCGACGATGGCGCGTTGCAGTTTGCGGATGTCCATTCAGCTCCTGGGGGTGCCTCGGTAGAGGTCGTTCTGGTCAATATAGCGTGCGACTGCGGGAGGCACCAGATCGGTGACCCCTTCGCCCCGTGCGGCCAGGGCACGGATCGCGGTGGATGAAATGTCCATCATCGGCAGCGGCACCATCTGGTGCGGCACCTTGCGCACGTCGGGGTGCGGCTCGGGCGTGACGCCCGGGCGATTGGCGATGGCGAGCGTCACGCGGCCGAGCAGCTCGCGCCAGTCACGCCAGGTGTGAAGGCCGGCGTACTGGTCCTGCCCGAGGATGAGGAACCAGTCGTTGCCGGGCTCCTTGGCCTGCAGCTCGCGCACGGTGTCGAGCGTGAAGCTCGGGCCCTGCCGCTTCAACTCGCAGCGGTCAAGCACGAAGCGCGGCTCACCCTCGATGGCCAGGCGCACCATCGCCTCGCGGTGCTGCGGCGCCGCAAGTTGTCGCGCCTTCTGCCACGGCTGGCCGGCCGGGATCCAGCGCAGCTCGTCGAGCGCCAGGGCCCCCAGCGCTTCTCGCGCGAGCGCGACATGCGCCACATGCACCGGGTCGAAAGTCCCGCCGAACAGGCCGATCCGTTTCATTCAGAGGCCCAATCGCGGGGCCGCAGGAAATCGTAGAGCTTGGCCTCGGGGGTGCCTGCCTCGGGCGACCAGTTGTAGCGCCACGTCACCACCGGCGGCATCGACATCAGAATGCTCTCGGTGCGCCCGCCCGATTGCAGGCCGAACAGGGTGCCGCGATCGAACACGAGGTTGAATTCGACATAGCGGCCGCGCCGGTAGGTCTGGAAATCACGCTCGCGCTCGCCATAGGCCAGGCCCTTGCGCCGCTGCACGATGGGCAGGTAGGCGGCCAGGAAGGCATCGCCCACGGCGCGCATCAGCGCGAAGCTTAGGTCGAAGCCGCCTTCGGCAAAGTCATCGAAGAACACACCGCCGATGCCGCGCGGCTCGTTGCGGTGCTTGAGGAAGAAATACTCGTCGCACCACTGCTTGAAACGCGGGTACTTGTCGTCGCCGAAAGGTGCCAGCGCGTCGCGGTTCACGCGGTGGAAGTGGCGCGCGTCTTCCTCGAAGCCGTAGTAAGGCGTGAGGTCCATGCCGCCGCCGAACCACACGACCGGCTCGCGGCCCACCGGCAGCGCCGCAAACATGCGGACGTTCATGTGCACCGTCGGCACATACGGGTTGCGCGGGTGGAAGACGAGCGACACACCCATCGCCTCGAACGGCGCGCCCGCAAGTTCGGGCCGATGGGCCGTGGCGGAGGGGGGCATCGCGGGGCCCTTCACGTGCGAGAAGTTGCAGCCTCCCCGCTCGAACAACGCCCCGCCTTCGACCAGCCGCGACAGCCCGTCGCCCTGCAGTCGCTCGCCCGCCGGACGCACCCAGCTGTCGCTCACGAAACGGTCGCCGCCTTCGGCCTCCATCGTGCTCAGGATGCGGTCCTGCAGCGCGAGCAGGTAGGCGCGAACGTCCTCGGTGCGCATCAGCGCTTGATGGCCCGGTGGCCGATGTCGCGCCGGAACTGGGCGCCGTCGAAGCGAATGCCCTGCAGCACCTCGTAAGCCCGGTGCTGCGCCATCTTGACCGAATCGCCGAGCGCGGTGACGCCCAGCACGCGGCCGCCCGAGGTGACCGGTGCGCCATCCTTCAGCGCGGTGCCGGCATGGAACACCACCGCATCGGGCGCCTCGGCCGGCAGGCCGGTGATCGCATCGCCCTTGCGCGGGTCGAGCGGGTAGCCGGCCGCGGCCATCACCACGCACAGCGCGGCGCGGCGGTCCCACTGCAACTCGACCTGGTCGAGCGTGCCGTCGGTGCCGGCCATCAGCACGTCGAAGAGGTCGCTCTTCAAACGCATCATGATCGGCTGCGTCTCGGGGTCGCCCAGGCGGGTGTTGAACTCGAGCGTGCGCGGCACGCCGTGCTCGTCGATCATCAGGCCTGCATAGAGGAAGCCGGTGAACGGGATGCCGTCCTTCGCCATGCCTTCGATGGTCGGCAGGATGATCTCGTGCATCGCCTTGGCATGCACGTTGGGCGTGACGACCGGTGCGGGCGAGTAGGTGCCCATGCCGCCGGTGTTGGGGCCTTGGTCGTTGTCCTGCAGGCGCTTGTGGTCCTGGCTGGTCTGCAGCGGCAGCACGTTCTTGCCGTCGCACAGCACGATGAAGCTCGCTTCCTCGCCCTGCAGGAATTGCTCGATGACGACGCGGGCGCCGCCTTCGTTGTGCTGCACGCCGAGCTTGTTGTCGGCGAGCATCCAGTCGACGGCTTGATGTGCTTCCTCGAGCGTGGTCGCGACCACCACGCCCTTGCCGGCTGCGAGGCCATCGGCCTTCACGACGATGGGCGCGCCCATCTTGTCGACGTAGGCGTGGGCCGCCTTGAGGTCGGCAAAGGTCTCGTAGGCGGCGGTCGGGATGTTGTGCCGCTTCATGAAGTCCTTCGAGAAGGCCTTCGAGCTCTCGAGCTGCGCCGCGGCCTTGGTCGGCCCAAAGATGCGCAGGCCGCGTGAGCGGAACTCGTCGACCACCCCCGCGGCGAGCGGCACTTCGGGGCCGACGACCGTGAGTGCGATCTTCTCGGTGACGGCGAAGTCGGCCAGCGCCTTGATGTCCGTGATGGCGACGTTCTTCAGGTGCGGGCTGAGCGCCGTGCCACCGTTGCCGGGCGCCACATAGACGGTCTGCAGCTTGGGCGACTGTGCGAGCTTCCAGGCGATGGCGTGCTCGCGGCCGCCGGAGCCGATCACGAGGACCTTCATGCGTGCACCACCGCGTTGTGATAGACCTCTTGCGCATCGTCGAGGTCTTCCAGCACGTCGAGCAGCTTCTGCATGCGCTGGGCGTCTTCGCCGGTCAGGTCGATGGTGTTCTCGGCGCGCATCGTCACTTCGGCGATCTCCGGCTTGAGGCCGGCGGCCTCGAGCGCTTTCTTCACCGATTCGAAGTCGTGCGGCGAGCTCAGCACCTCGAGCGAGCCGTCGTCGTGGGTCACCACGTCGTCGGCACCGGCTTCGAGCGCGACTTCCATCACCTTGTCTTCGCTGGTGCCGGGTGCGAACAAGAGCTGGCCGCAGTGCTTGAACTGGAAGGCCACCGAGCCTTCGGTGCCGAGGTTGCCGCCGTACTTGCTGAACGCATGCCGCACTTCGGCGACGGTGCGCACGCGGTTGTCGGTCATGCAGTCGACGATGATGGCGGCGCCGCCGATGCCGTAGCCCTCGTAGCGGATCTCCTCGTAGCTCACGCCTTCGAGGTTGCCGGTCGCCTTGTCGACGTTTTTCTTGATCGTGTCGGCCGGCATGTTGGCGGCCTTGGCCTTGTCGATGGCCAGGCGCAGCCGCGGGTTCATGTTGGGGTCGCCGCCGCCCTGGCGGGCCGCGACCATGATTTCACGAATGATGCGGGTCCAGATCTTGCCGCGCTTCTCGTCCTGGCGGCCTTTGCGATGCTGGATGTTGGCCCATTTGGAATGTCCGGCCATGAAGGCTCCTGCTGAGGCAAGCCGGCGTCGCGCGCGGCCTGCCCGAATGTGGTTCTTGGGGGATAGACTGCAATTTTAGCGGTGCGACCTCCCTTCTCTGGAGCAATGTTCATGGCCGAGCCCATCCTGATTGCCAAGCACGACAAGACTGAATGTTTCCTCCTGCCGGCGCTGGCCAACCGCCACGGCCTCATCACCGGCGCCACCGGCACCGGCAAGACCATCACCCTGCAGAACCTGGCCGAGCACTTCAGCAAGATCGGCGTGCCGGTCTTCATGGCCGACGTGAAGGGCGACCTGACCGGCATCACCCAGCCCGGCAAGATCGGCGAGAAGCTGGCCGCCGTGCTGAAGGAACGCGGGCTCGATGCACCGGAACCGCTCGCCTGCCCCGCCACGCTGTGGGACGTGTTCGGCGAGCAAGGCCACCCGGTGCGCGCGACCGTCAGCGACATGGGCCCGCTGCTGCTGGCCCGCATGCTGGCGCTCAACGAGACGCAGTCGGGCGTGCTCAACCTCGTCTTCAAGATCGCCGACGACGCCGGCCTGCTGCTGCTCGACCTGAAAGACCTGCGCGCGATGCTGCAGCACGTGGGCGAGAACGCATCCCAGTTCACCACCGAATACGGCAACGTCAGCGCCGCCAGCGTGGGCGCCATCCAGCGCGGCCTCTTGCAGATCGAAGAACAAGGCGGCGACAAGTTCTTCGGCGAGCCCATGCTCGACATCGGCGACTTCATGCAGACGGTCGACGGCAAGGGCGTGGTCAACGTGCTCTCGGCCGACAAGCTGATGAACGCCCCGCGCCTCTACGCCACCTTCCTGCTGTGGATGCTGTCGGAGCTTTTCGAGCAGTTGCCCGAGGTGGGCGACCTGGAAAAGCCCAAGCTCGTGTTCTTCTTCGACGAGGCGCACCTGCTGTTCAAGGACGCGCCGGCGGCGCTCGTCGAGCGCATCGAGCTGGTCGTGCGCCTCGTGCGCTCCAAGGGGGTGGGCGTCTATTTCGTGACCCAGAACCCGCTCGACATCCCCGACACCGTGCTCGCGCAACTCGGCAACCGCGTGCAGCACGCGCTGCGCGCGTTCACGCCGCGCGACCAGAAGGCGGTGAAGTCGGCGGCCAGCACCATGCGGGCCAACCCCGGCCTCGACATCGAGACCGCGATCACCGAGCTCGCCGTCGGCGAGGCGCTCATCAGCTTCCTCGACGCCAAGGGCCGCCCGAGCGTCACCGAGCGTGTCTTCGTGATCCCGCCCGGGAGCCAGATCGGCCCGATCACGCCCGAGCAGCGCAAGGCGCTGATCGCCGGCTCGCTCGTCGCCGGCGTCTATGAAAAGGCGGTCGACCGCGAATCCGCCTACGAGAAGCTCAAGGGCCGCGCCGTGGCCGGCGCCGAGGCGGCGCCGACGGCCAGCCCCGGCCAGGCCACCACCACCGTCAAGACAGGCAAGGCCGGCACCACTGCCGAGCCCGCCAAGGAAGACGGCGGCCTGCTGGGTGGAGGCCTCAACGAGATCCTCTTCGGCCGCACCGGCCCGCGTGGTGGCCAGCACGACGGCATCGTGCAGACGCTCGGCAAGTCGGCCGCGCGCACCATCGGCTCGACCGTGGGCCGCGAGATCATCCGCGGCGTGCTGGGCAGCCTCTTCGGCGGCAGCGGCTCGCGCCGCCGCTGACCGGGGCCCGGCCGCGCTGCAGCCTCAGGGCAGCTGGGAAACCTTGACGCCCGGCCACGACATGACCCGGGCCGTCTTGCTGACGCCCGTCACCACGCCGCCCGCCCAGTAGCTGAAGGCGGTGTCGGGCTCCAGCGCCGCCACCGCCACATGGGCCAGCGGCTGGCTCAGCGGCACGTAGAAGCTGCCGGGCGCGAGGTCGAGCAAGGCCGAGAGCGTCTTGACCTCTCTCGATCCATTGGCCGGCTCGACGAAGCTGTCGCCCTGCACCACCCCCTTCGACAGCACCTGCTCCACCCGCACGCCCAGCATCCGCAGCTTGGCGACGGCGGCCGACTGGCTGGCATCGAGCCAGTAGCCGCAGGGACGAGGGCGCACCTTCAGGTCGCGCAGCGCGAGGGCCGAATCCCACGCCACGGTGGAAGACTTCTCGTGGCCCGCCGCGTCCAGCATCTGCAGCGTGCGCTCGCCCGGGCTCAGCTCCGCTTCGACGACCACCGTGCCCTTGCAGGCCTGGGCGCTGACCTCGGCATCGACGTACTGGCGGATCTTCAGCAGGTCGGCGCTGCGATCGCCGGTGCTCTGCAACACCGTGCCAAGCGCCGTGACCAGCGTGTGCACCCGCCGCTTGAAATGGGCGCGGCCGCCGGCGGGCTCGCCACGCGACTCGAGCTTGAGGCTCACCACGTTCTTCAGGCCCTGCACGTTGCGGCTGTTGT
This genomic interval carries:
- the purD gene encoding phosphoribosylamine--glycine ligase: MKVLVIGSGGREHAIAWKLAQSPKLQTVYVAPGNGGTALSPHLKNVAITDIKALADFAVTEKIALTVVGPEVPLAAGVVDEFRSRGLRIFGPTKAAAQLESSKAFSKDFMKRHNIPTAAYETFADLKAAHAYVDKMGAPIVVKADGLAAGKGVVVATTLEEAHQAVDWMLADNKLGVQHNEGGARVVIEQFLQGEEASFIVLCDGKNVLPLQTSQDHKRLQDNDQGPNTGGMGTYSPAPVVTPNVHAKAMHEIILPTIEGMAKDGIPFTGFLYAGLMIDEHGVPRTLEFNTRLGDPETQPIMMRLKSDLFDVLMAGTDGTLDQVELQWDRRAALCVVMAAAGYPLDPRKGDAITGLPAEAPDAVVFHAGTALKDGAPVTSGGRVLGVTALGDSVKMAQHRAYEVLQGIRFDGAQFRRDIGHRAIKR
- a CDS encoding YebC/PmpR family DNA-binding transcriptional regulator; translated protein: MAGHSKWANIQHRKGRQDEKRGKIWTRIIREIMVAARQGGGDPNMNPRLRLAIDKAKAANMPADTIKKNVDKATGNLEGVSYEEIRYEGYGIGGAAIIVDCMTDNRVRTVAEVRHAFSKYGGNLGTEGSVAFQFKHCGQLLFAPGTSEDKVMEVALEAGADDVVTHDDGSLEVLSSPHDFESVKKALEAAGLKPEIAEVTMRAENTIDLTGEDAQRMQKLLDVLEDLDDAQEVYHNAVVHA
- a CDS encoding helicase HerA-like domain-containing protein, translated to MAEPILIAKHDKTECFLLPALANRHGLITGATGTGKTITLQNLAEHFSKIGVPVFMADVKGDLTGITQPGKIGEKLAAVLKERGLDAPEPLACPATLWDVFGEQGHPVRATVSDMGPLLLARMLALNETQSGVLNLVFKIADDAGLLLLDLKDLRAMLQHVGENASQFTTEYGNVSAASVGAIQRGLLQIEEQGGDKFFGEPMLDIGDFMQTVDGKGVVNVLSADKLMNAPRLYATFLLWMLSELFEQLPEVGDLEKPKLVFFFDEAHLLFKDAPAALVERIELVVRLVRSKGVGVYFVTQNPLDIPDTVLAQLGNRVQHALRAFTPRDQKAVKSAASTMRANPGLDIETAITELAVGEALISFLDAKGRPSVTERVFVIPPGSQIGPITPEQRKALIAGSLVAGVYEKAVDRESAYEKLKGRAVAGAEAAPTASPGQATTTVKTGKAGTTAEPAKEDGGLLGGGLNEILFGRTGPRGGQHDGIVQTLGKSAARTIGSTVGREIIRGVLGSLFGGSGSRRR